In the genome of Cellvibrio sp. KY-YJ-3, one region contains:
- a CDS encoding glycoside hydrolase family 99-like domain-containing protein — protein MTNLFNDLLISAPNHNGGLFFISERKFVRIDTLGTCGILFEKGKLVRGVQPDKAVIYATQQDEQNKEISDLQDIHDIFYLSGSYYIVCTMTNEIIQADSNLNEVRRWRFPGEADSMHINCVGTWNERIIFSAFGDFHLHRGYKEDSTRKGFVRDLLTGETLISGLSQPHSLAQHGNNLILANSQQHEIAEYLPNGELLRMKKMPGYTRGLTIIDNILYVGLSKSRNSQENTQSTASLVAVDLANFEILESIEAPCDEIYSIILLEKNTLRDNIEGLFTYALEKATEKVSITLKNAEAVVLADQKNEFDIEIREITKKWEMAQEQWNAHRTQLEIAIHSIRNERDASIAKSLENAQTEFEKQKQFIIEAHDKQMACTMEYNKKILDEAKEEKEQLLIDYQKLIAHAHAIQLEKDRETIDLNKKLVEQEIIATEKLSANQKYYDTKISNAEALIAEKNETIKLLQEQLQESKNYNQEIYAANFLQSEQFTDALAQTEVEIAQLRIKLQENETAIQERYQNTFLQSEKDNMTIDDLKTKNECLQAENNKLSVEISQHSSKEHAQRCHITELENTIDQRAYAWQRELQAIKAQHQSELDSILKSRSWKITAPLRLGRTAIGATKNNIKNSIANTYRKLPLSISRRKKIKDFLFTSVPWLFKDLATYKNWKAYKDLQAMSVEAVIEDNATNTTDVQIVANTQNLVYVASSHLAAADGHWEWANYASTKATIKKLQQKQRMIDPGDVDIIDLHNKPFDEVVKSIALPTLTDHPLVSIILPVYNNIKLTLECILSIQKYTDSSTSYEIIVTDDASTDETNHLLEKLANIKYIRNENNLGFLRNCNKALEHAQGEYIVYLNNDIQVSKDWLKNLHATFNVHPRVGAVGPKFIYPSGHLQEAGASFNFDGTSTMIGLNENPDQDRFSYTRRVDYVSGACLMLRTDLAKKLGGFSEEFLPCYCEDSDLCLRIEREGYFIYFNPSAVLIHHLSKTTAAVDNSFKMKCINNNVQKINELWKDRLQKNINPRIITFYLPQFHPFPENDKWWGSGFTEWTNVTKAKPNFINHYQPRFPADLGYYDLRLPEVMAAQAELAKKYGVGAFCFYYYWFDGKRLLERPIEQLLQNKDIEMPFCVCWANENWTRRWDGQDHEVLMAQAHSPSDDRAVILDLIRYFKDHRYITIDGRPLIVIYRVTLFPDFKATAALWREVCREEGIGEIYIAMVESFDLVHAKTNPKQFGCDAAVEFPPQGLAEQKPPSGEIINPDFAGHVADYRELAIRYATREQPPYTRFMSAMPGWDNSARRQNNSFCFENATPGVFQAWLESILEQTRLQYSGDERIVFVNAWNEWAEGAYLEPDKRFGHTYLEAVRNAVDAYKFLRNDSES, from the coding sequence ATGACTAATTTATTTAATGATTTACTTATTTCCGCCCCCAATCATAATGGCGGCCTTTTTTTTATATCAGAGCGTAAATTCGTCAGAATAGATACGTTAGGTACCTGCGGTATTCTTTTTGAAAAAGGAAAACTTGTACGAGGCGTGCAACCTGACAAAGCGGTTATTTATGCAACTCAACAGGACGAACAGAACAAAGAAATAAGTGACTTACAAGATATTCATGACATTTTTTATTTAAGTGGAAGTTACTATATTGTTTGCACGATGACCAATGAAATAATTCAGGCCGACAGCAACCTGAATGAAGTTAGACGCTGGCGCTTCCCGGGAGAAGCAGACTCAATGCATATCAATTGCGTTGGCACATGGAATGAAAGAATTATTTTTTCCGCTTTTGGTGATTTTCACCTTCATCGCGGTTACAAAGAAGATTCCACCAGAAAAGGATTTGTTCGTGACCTGCTTACCGGTGAGACGTTAATTTCGGGACTATCACAACCACATAGCCTGGCACAGCATGGCAACAATTTAATTCTGGCTAATTCCCAACAACATGAAATTGCAGAATATCTTCCCAACGGCGAGTTATTGCGAATGAAGAAAATGCCCGGATATACCCGTGGCTTGACTATCATCGATAACATTTTGTACGTTGGCCTTAGCAAAAGCCGTAATAGCCAAGAGAATACCCAATCAACTGCCAGCTTGGTAGCAGTTGACCTTGCTAATTTCGAAATTCTAGAATCTATTGAGGCTCCATGTGACGAAATTTATTCCATAATTTTATTAGAAAAAAATACTCTAAGAGACAATATAGAAGGCCTATTTACCTATGCACTGGAAAAAGCAACGGAAAAAGTATCAATTACACTGAAAAATGCTGAAGCAGTTGTATTAGCAGATCAAAAAAATGAATTTGATATAGAAATCCGCGAAATTACAAAAAAATGGGAAATGGCCCAAGAACAGTGGAACGCCCACCGCACTCAATTGGAAATAGCCATCCATAGCATCAGGAACGAGCGAGATGCATCAATTGCAAAAAGCCTAGAGAATGCTCAGACAGAATTCGAAAAGCAAAAGCAATTTATTATAGAAGCCCATGACAAACAGATGGCCTGTACCATGGAATACAATAAGAAAATACTGGACGAAGCGAAAGAAGAGAAAGAGCAACTACTTATCGATTACCAAAAGCTGATTGCGCACGCACATGCGATTCAACTTGAAAAAGATCGAGAAACAATAGACTTAAACAAAAAACTGGTCGAACAAGAAATCATTGCAACAGAAAAGCTTTCAGCCAATCAAAAATACTACGACACCAAAATTAGTAACGCAGAAGCTCTGATCGCAGAAAAAAACGAAACGATAAAATTGCTACAGGAACAATTACAAGAAAGTAAGAACTACAATCAGGAAATATACGCCGCTAATTTTTTACAGTCAGAGCAATTTACGGACGCTTTAGCGCAGACCGAAGTCGAGATAGCTCAGCTTCGGATTAAACTCCAAGAAAATGAAACAGCCATCCAAGAAAGATATCAAAATACTTTTTTACAATCCGAAAAAGATAATATGACAATTGATGATTTGAAAACAAAAAATGAATGCTTACAAGCAGAGAACAATAAGTTATCTGTCGAAATATCCCAACACTCAAGCAAAGAACACGCACAGCGCTGCCATATCACAGAGCTGGAAAATACAATTGATCAAAGAGCCTATGCTTGGCAACGTGAGCTACAAGCAATAAAAGCTCAACACCAATCCGAGCTAGACTCCATATTGAAATCACGCTCATGGAAAATAACTGCACCTTTGCGACTAGGTCGCACCGCGATTGGAGCGACAAAAAACAACATTAAAAACTCTATAGCCAATACTTATCGCAAACTTCCACTATCGATTTCTCGTCGAAAAAAAATTAAGGACTTTTTATTCACTAGTGTTCCATGGCTCTTTAAAGACTTAGCCACCTATAAAAACTGGAAGGCGTATAAAGATTTACAAGCTATGAGCGTGGAAGCAGTTATTGAGGACAACGCCACAAATACTACCGATGTGCAAATCGTGGCAAATACTCAAAATTTGGTTTACGTCGCGTCAAGCCATTTGGCAGCAGCAGATGGACATTGGGAATGGGCAAATTATGCCAGCACAAAAGCAACCATTAAAAAGCTACAACAAAAACAGCGAATGATTGATCCTGGTGATGTAGATATTATTGATTTACATAACAAGCCCTTTGACGAAGTTGTTAAATCGATAGCGTTACCGACACTAACTGATCATCCATTGGTTTCAATCATATTACCGGTCTACAATAATATAAAACTCACGCTTGAGTGCATTTTATCAATTCAAAAATACACTGATTCAAGCACGTCTTATGAAATTATTGTTACTGATGACGCTTCAACCGATGAAACAAATCATCTGTTGGAAAAACTGGCCAATATAAAATATATCCGAAATGAAAATAATCTGGGTTTTTTACGCAATTGCAACAAGGCACTAGAGCATGCCCAAGGCGAATATATTGTCTATCTCAATAACGATATTCAAGTCAGTAAAGACTGGCTGAAGAATTTGCATGCCACTTTTAATGTACATCCAAGAGTCGGCGCTGTAGGCCCAAAATTTATATACCCTTCAGGCCACCTTCAAGAAGCCGGTGCTTCATTTAACTTTGATGGCACCTCAACCATGATTGGCCTTAATGAAAATCCTGATCAAGATAGGTTTTCCTATACTCGCCGGGTTGACTACGTTTCTGGTGCATGCTTGATGCTTCGCACTGATCTCGCCAAAAAGCTAGGCGGATTTTCGGAAGAATTTTTACCATGTTACTGCGAAGACAGTGATTTGTGCCTGCGCATTGAACGAGAAGGTTATTTTATCTATTTCAATCCATCCGCAGTTCTAATTCATCATTTGTCAAAGACAACAGCAGCTGTTGATAACAGCTTTAAAATGAAATGTATTAATAATAATGTTCAGAAAATTAATGAGCTTTGGAAGGATAGATTACAAAAAAATATTAACCCTCGAATAATTACGTTCTATTTGCCACAATTTCATCCATTTCCTGAAAATGACAAATGGTGGGGCTCAGGCTTTACAGAATGGACAAACGTTACCAAAGCCAAGCCCAATTTCATAAATCACTACCAACCTCGATTCCCTGCTGATTTGGGATATTACGACTTACGCCTTCCGGAGGTTATGGCCGCCCAAGCAGAATTAGCAAAAAAATATGGTGTCGGCGCCTTTTGCTTTTACTATTACTGGTTTGATGGAAAACGCTTACTAGAAAGACCGATTGAACAGCTCCTTCAAAATAAAGATATCGAGATGCCATTCTGTGTATGCTGGGCCAATGAAAATTGGACTCGCCGCTGGGATGGGCAAGACCATGAAGTATTGATGGCTCAGGCTCACTCACCATCTGATGACAGAGCAGTTATTCTCGATTTGATTCGTTATTTTAAAGATCATAGATACATAACTATTGATGGGCGGCCTTTAATTGTTATTTACAGGGTAACTCTCTTTCCCGACTTTAAAGCAACCGCTGCGCTCTGGCGTGAAGTTTGTCGTGAAGAAGGTATTGGTGAAATCTATATTGCAATGGTTGAATCTTTTGATTTGGTTCATGCCAAAACAAATCCCAAACAATTCGGCTGTGATGCAGCGGTTGAATTCCCACCTCAGGGACTTGCCGAACAAAAGCCGCCATCAGGAGAAATTATTAATCCAGATTTTGCCGGTCATGTAGCAGACTACCGAGAGCTAGCCATTCGCTACGCGACTCGCGAACAGCCCCCTTACACGCGATTTATGAGCGCAATGCCAGGCTGGGACAATAGTGCCAGACGTCAAAACAATAGCTTTTGTTTTGAAAATGCTACGCCAGGTGTTTTTCAAGCATGGCTTGAATCTATTTTGGAACAGACTAGATTGCAATATTCCGGCGATGAAAGAATTGTGTTCGTTAACGCATGGAACGAGTGGGCAGAAGGCGCTTATTTAGAGCCAGACAAGCGCTTTGGGCATACCTATTTGGAAGCGGTGAGAAATGCCGTGGATGCATATAAATTTTTACGAAACGATTCGGAATCTTGA